The following proteins are co-located in the Piscirickettsia litoralis genome:
- a CDS encoding AMP-binding protein, whose protein sequence is MPPLLINPDGIAVHLSTSGSSGTPTLHAMSWRRLLTLAQTTAQHFKHWQGSTILATVPSQHMYGLEHRLFWALPLQANVHDQMAQLPSDILKRLSQLGTDSILITTPFHLNACVQSGLNFPNIRGVLSATAPLSQNLAKHVEALFKAPVYEIYGSTETGAIATRQAAYEQDWQLFSGRSIIKKAQRFYLSQTQSDGSPNILTELHDTIENITDNRFTLGPRSNDLIKVAGKRASLAELHHTVKEISGIKDAAFYLPEQESHTKLYQRLILFVCFDEKLVTTTMIKQKIKQYFDPIFVPKEIYKLEELPRNEVSKLTLSSLKELLERCRHEI, encoded by the coding sequence GGCGCTTACTCACTCTCGCCCAAACAACCGCACAGCATTTCAAACACTGGCAGGGCAGCACTATTTTGGCCACAGTCCCCTCTCAGCATATGTATGGGCTGGAGCACCGCCTCTTTTGGGCGCTTCCTCTACAAGCCAATGTCCATGACCAGATGGCTCAGCTCCCCAGTGACATCCTAAAACGTTTAAGCCAATTAGGCACAGACTCTATACTCATTACCACCCCTTTTCACCTTAACGCTTGCGTTCAATCTGGCTTAAACTTTCCAAACATTCGTGGCGTCCTCTCCGCCACCGCCCCACTTAGCCAAAATCTGGCCAAACACGTCGAAGCATTATTTAAAGCGCCTGTTTATGAAATTTATGGCAGTACCGAAACCGGTGCCATCGCCACTCGACAAGCCGCCTATGAACAAGATTGGCAATTATTTTCAGGCCGAAGCATCATCAAAAAAGCACAACGATTTTACCTATCACAAACTCAAAGTGATGGCAGTCCCAATATTCTCACAGAGTTGCATGACACCATTGAGAATATCACCGATAATCGCTTTACTCTTGGGCCACGTAGTAACGATTTAATTAAAGTCGCAGGCAAACGCGCATCTCTTGCAGAACTCCATCATACCGTCAAAGAAATCTCTGGAATAAAAGACGCTGCTTTTTATTTACCCGAGCAAGAAAGTCATACAAAACTATATCAACGTCTAATCCTTTTTGTCTGCTTTGATGAAAAATTAGTCACAACCACAATGATCAAACAAAAAATCAAACAATATTTTGACCCTATCTTTGTCCCCAAAGAAATCTATAAACTAGAAGAGTTACCACGCAATGAAGTCAGCAAACTGACATTATCCTCTTTAAAAGAACTGTTAGAGCGTTGCCGTCATGAGATTTAA